Proteins from a single region of Candidatus Neomarinimicrobiota bacterium:
- a CDS encoding 6-bladed beta-propeller: HGRLVILDKSNTIMSVLGFNSDHEQRANYNIDQKDWIEGIFSGTHGSNWDEDGNLYIQDWNISGRIIKLIRVRN, translated from the coding sequence TCATGGTCGGTTGGTTATCCTGGATAAAAGCAACACAATCATGTCTGTGCTGGGATTTAATTCGGATCATGAGCAACGAGCGAATTATAACATTGACCAAAAGGATTGGATTGAGGGCATTTTCAGTGGCACCCATGGATCCAATTGGGATGAAGATGGAAACCTCTATATTCAGGATTGGAATATTTCCGGCCGGATAATTAAACTGATAAGGGTCAGAAATTAG